In a single window of the Longimicrobium sp. genome:
- the yedA gene encoding drug/metabolite exporter YedA, with protein sequence MSESRAPAMGRVIAAFAAVYLLWGSTYLAIRFAIETLPPLLMAGVRFLLAGAVLYAFMRLRGEPAPTRRHWKSAALIGALLLVGGNGGVTLAERTVPSGVAALLVAMVPLWMVLLEWLRPGGTRPTGRVAVGLAVGFAGMVILVGPSQLAGAGAVDFGGAALVLCGSLAWSIGSIYARRATLPANAFVATGMEMLCGGVLLLVAGAARGELAGLDPAAFTGRSLAALAYLVVFGSLVGFTAYIWLLGVSTPARVSTYAYVNPVVAVFLGWAMAGEAVTARVLIAAAVIVAAVAVITTGPRPRAEPGALAGAAGPPGSKARSRRRRQAA encoded by the coding sequence ATGAGCGAGTCCCGGGCTCCCGCGATGGGGCGGGTGATCGCGGCGTTCGCCGCCGTGTACCTGCTGTGGGGCAGCACCTACCTGGCCATCCGCTTCGCCATCGAGACGCTTCCCCCGCTCCTGATGGCGGGGGTCCGATTCCTGCTTGCGGGCGCGGTGCTGTACGCGTTCATGCGTTTGCGCGGGGAGCCCGCGCCCACGCGGCGGCACTGGAAGAGCGCCGCCCTGATCGGTGCCCTGCTGCTGGTGGGCGGCAACGGCGGGGTGACGCTGGCGGAGCGCACGGTGCCCTCAGGGGTGGCGGCGCTGCTGGTGGCGATGGTGCCGCTGTGGATGGTGCTGCTGGAGTGGCTTCGCCCCGGCGGCACGCGGCCCACGGGGCGGGTGGCGGTGGGGCTGGCCGTGGGCTTCGCGGGGATGGTGATCCTGGTGGGCCCGTCGCAGCTGGCCGGCGCCGGCGCCGTGGATTTCGGCGGGGCGGCGCTGGTGCTGTGCGGCTCGCTGGCCTGGTCCATCGGCTCCATCTACGCCCGCCGGGCGACGCTCCCGGCCAACGCGTTCGTCGCGACGGGGATGGAAATGCTGTGCGGGGGCGTGCTGCTGCTGGTGGCGGGCGCCGCGCGGGGCGAGCTGGCGGGGCTGGATCCCGCGGCGTTCACCGGACGGTCGCTGGCGGCCCTCGCCTACCTGGTGGTGTTCGGCTCGCTGGTGGGCTTCACCGCGTACATCTGGCTGCTGGGCGTCAGCACGCCGGCGCGCGTGTCGACCTACGCCTACGTGAACCCGGTGGTGGCCGTGTTCCTGGGATGGGCGATGGCGGGCGAGGCGGTGACGGCGCGGGTGCTGATCGCCGCGGCGGTGATCGTGGCGGCGGTGGCGGTGATCACCACCGGCCCTCGGCCGCGGGCCGAGCCGGGAGCGCTGGCCGGGGCGGCGGGCCCGCCGGGCTCGAAGGCCCGTTCCAGGCGCCGCCGCCAGGCTGCTTGA
- a CDS encoding Lrp/AsnC family transcriptional regulator, whose amino-acid sequence MIDDIDRQILAILQDNARISNAEIARQVGMAPSAILERIRKLEERGVIEGYTARINPEALGLKLTAYVFVRADERAGAITTAERLAQIPEVLEVHHVAGEDCFLTKLRVAGTRELGELLRERFGAIDTIRSTRSTIVMDTVKETTAIHPPRAGGSA is encoded by the coding sequence ATGATAGACGACATCGACCGGCAGATCCTGGCCATTCTCCAGGACAACGCCCGCATCTCCAACGCCGAGATCGCGCGGCAGGTGGGGATGGCGCCTTCGGCCATCCTGGAGCGCATCCGCAAGCTGGAGGAGCGCGGGGTGATCGAGGGCTACACGGCCCGCATCAACCCCGAGGCCCTGGGGCTGAAGCTGACGGCGTACGTGTTCGTGCGGGCCGACGAACGCGCCGGCGCCATCACCACCGCCGAGCGGCTGGCGCAGATCCCCGAGGTGCTGGAGGTGCACCACGTGGCGGGCGAGGACTGCTTTCTCACCAAGCTTCGCGTGGCGGGAACGCGCGAGCTGGGCGAGCTGCTGCGCGAGCGGTTCGGCGCCATCGACACCATCCGCTCCACCCGCTCCACCATCGTGATGGACACGGTGAAGGAGACCACGGCCATCCATCCGCCTCGCGCGGGAGGGTCCGCATGA
- the glmS gene encoding glutamine--fructose-6-phosphate transaminase (isomerizing), with protein sequence MCGIVGYIGEQQVTPMLIQGLKRLEYRGYDSAGIVVSNNGHLEVRKEAGKIAELEKLLVKEPAVGWYGIGHTRWATHGPPTTKNAHPHLSEKGDFAVVHNGIIENAGTLRKLLQERGHVFSSETDTEVLVHLIEEIYNSGTGRAGESLERAVEIALTQVEGTYGIAVVSTRDPGKIVAARLGSPLLIGVGENGETFVASDAAAVIAHTRDVIYLDDGDMATITKSGYVVHRPKQGPVDRPVNRVDWDLSEVERGGYAHFMLKEITEQPTTLRETMRGRLLEEEGAVKLGGLTGMDDELRAATRVVILGCGTSWHSGVIGEYLLEDIARIPTEVEYASEFRYRRAVVEPGTIAIPISQSGETADTLWAMREAKQQGATTLGIVNAVGSTIARETDAGVYLHAGPEIGVASTKAFTSQVVVLAMITIHLGRLRGTLSQSRAREIVRALRQLPEQVAEILKTEDEIRKLAEQYKDSRNFLYLGRGYNFPAALEGALKLKEISYIHAEGYPAAEMKHGPIALIDENMPVVVIAPKDAVYDKVRSNIDEVKARGGCIIAVVSQDDTELEEVVDHVIRIPRTHDALTPILASVPLQLLAYHIAVLRGTNVDQPRNLAKSVTVE encoded by the coding sequence ATGTGCGGAATCGTCGGATACATCGGTGAGCAGCAGGTTACCCCCATGCTCATCCAGGGGCTGAAGCGGCTGGAGTACCGCGGCTACGACTCGGCGGGGATCGTGGTGTCGAACAACGGCCACCTGGAAGTGCGCAAGGAGGCCGGCAAGATCGCCGAGCTGGAGAAGCTGCTGGTGAAGGAGCCCGCCGTGGGCTGGTACGGCATCGGCCACACGCGCTGGGCCACGCACGGCCCGCCCACCACGAAGAACGCCCACCCGCACCTGTCGGAAAAGGGCGACTTCGCGGTGGTGCACAACGGCATCATCGAGAACGCCGGGACGCTGCGGAAGCTGCTGCAGGAGCGCGGGCACGTCTTCAGCTCCGAGACCGACACCGAGGTGCTGGTGCACCTGATCGAGGAGATCTACAACTCCGGCACCGGCCGCGCGGGCGAGTCGCTGGAGCGCGCCGTGGAAATCGCGCTCACCCAGGTGGAGGGCACCTACGGCATCGCCGTGGTGTCGACGCGCGACCCCGGCAAGATCGTCGCGGCCCGGCTGGGAAGCCCCCTGCTGATCGGCGTGGGCGAGAACGGCGAGACGTTCGTGGCCAGCGACGCGGCGGCGGTGATCGCCCACACGCGCGACGTCATCTACCTGGACGACGGCGACATGGCCACCATCACCAAGTCCGGCTACGTGGTCCATCGCCCCAAGCAGGGCCCGGTGGACCGCCCCGTGAACCGCGTGGACTGGGACCTCAGCGAGGTGGAGCGCGGCGGCTACGCGCACTTCATGCTCAAGGAGATCACGGAGCAGCCCACCACCCTGCGCGAAACCATGCGCGGGCGCCTGCTGGAGGAAGAGGGCGCGGTGAAGCTGGGCGGGCTGACGGGGATGGACGACGAGCTTCGCGCGGCGACGCGCGTGGTGATCCTGGGCTGCGGCACCAGCTGGCACAGCGGGGTGATCGGCGAGTACCTGCTGGAAGACATCGCCCGCATTCCCACCGAGGTGGAGTACGCGTCGGAGTTCCGCTACCGCCGCGCCGTGGTGGAGCCGGGCACCATCGCCATCCCCATCTCGCAGTCCGGCGAAACGGCCGACACGCTGTGGGCCATGCGCGAGGCCAAGCAGCAGGGCGCCACCACGCTGGGCATCGTCAACGCGGTGGGCTCCACGATCGCGCGCGAAACCGACGCGGGCGTGTACCTGCACGCGGGGCCGGAGATCGGCGTGGCCTCGACCAAGGCGTTCACCAGCCAGGTGGTGGTGCTGGCCATGATCACCATTCACCTGGGCCGGCTGCGGGGAACGCTCAGCCAGTCGCGGGCGCGCGAGATCGTCCGCGCGCTGCGGCAGCTGCCGGAGCAGGTGGCGGAAATCCTGAAGACCGAGGATGAGATCCGGAAGCTGGCCGAGCAGTACAAGGACAGCCGCAACTTCCTGTACCTGGGGCGCGGCTACAACTTCCCGGCGGCGCTGGAAGGCGCGCTGAAGCTCAAGGAGATCAGCTACATCCACGCCGAGGGCTATCCCGCGGCCGAGATGAAGCACGGGCCCATCGCCCTGATCGACGAGAACATGCCCGTGGTGGTCATCGCGCCCAAGGACGCGGTGTACGACAAGGTGCGCAGCAACATCGACGAGGTAAAGGCGCGCGGCGGCTGCATCATCGCCGTCGTCAGCCAGGACGACACCGAGCTGGAGGAGGTCGTCGACCACGTGATCCGCATCCCCCGCACGCACGACGCGCTGACGCCCATCCTGGCCAGCGTGCCGCTGCAGCTGCTGGCGTACCACATCGCCGTGCTGCGCGGGACGAACGTAGACCAGCCGCGGAACCTGGCGAAGAGCGTTACCGTCGAGTAG
- a CDS encoding cystathionine gamma-synthase codes for MKDEMNMAGLGLGTIAIHAGQRPDPTTGAIMMPVYQTSTYVQPELGRHLGYEYARTHNPTREAYERNVAALESGTHGIAFSSGLAATDTMVKLLSAGDHVICGEGVYGGTYRLFNQVISRLGIEFSFVDSSDPAAVRAAVKPNTRLIHLETPTNPMMRLSDIAEAAEIAKAAGALLSVDNTFASPYNQRPLELGADIVLHSVTKYVNGHSDMVGGIIVVRGDELHERLRFLQNAAGAVPGPWDCWLALRGTKTLHLRMAAHNANGQQVAEWLDAHAKVEQVYYPGLPAHPQYELARRQMRGFTGMISIEMGSLERAAAFVNRVRIFALAESLGGVESLIGHPAMMTHASIPRERRYAMGLTDGLVRLSCGVEDVQDLIADLEQALAAV; via the coding sequence ATGAAAGACGAGATGAACATGGCGGGGCTGGGGCTGGGCACCATCGCCATCCACGCCGGCCAGCGGCCCGACCCCACCACCGGCGCCATCATGATGCCGGTGTACCAGACGTCCACGTACGTGCAGCCCGAGCTGGGGCGCCACCTGGGCTACGAGTACGCGCGCACCCACAACCCCACGCGCGAGGCGTACGAGCGCAACGTGGCCGCGCTGGAAAGCGGAACGCACGGCATCGCCTTTTCGTCCGGCCTGGCCGCCACCGACACGATGGTGAAGCTGCTGAGCGCGGGCGACCACGTGATCTGCGGCGAGGGGGTGTACGGCGGCACCTATCGGCTGTTCAACCAGGTGATCTCGCGGCTGGGCATCGAGTTCAGCTTCGTCGACAGCAGCGACCCGGCGGCGGTGCGCGCGGCGGTGAAGCCCAACACGCGGCTGATCCACCTGGAAACGCCCACCAACCCCATGATGCGGCTGAGCGACATCGCCGAGGCGGCGGAGATCGCGAAGGCGGCGGGGGCGCTGCTGAGCGTCGACAACACCTTTGCGTCGCCGTACAACCAGCGCCCGCTGGAGCTGGGGGCCGACATCGTGCTGCACTCGGTGACCAAGTACGTCAACGGGCACAGCGACATGGTGGGCGGCATCATCGTGGTGCGCGGCGACGAGCTGCACGAGCGCCTGCGCTTCCTGCAGAACGCGGCGGGCGCGGTGCCCGGGCCGTGGGACTGCTGGCTGGCGCTGCGCGGCACCAAGACGCTTCACCTGCGCATGGCCGCGCACAACGCGAACGGGCAGCAGGTCGCGGAGTGGCTGGATGCGCATGCCAAGGTGGAGCAGGTGTACTACCCCGGCCTTCCCGCGCACCCGCAGTATGAGCTCGCCCGCCGGCAGATGCGCGGGTTCACGGGAATGATCAGCATCGAGATGGGCTCGCTGGAGCGCGCGGCCGCGTTCGTGAACCGCGTGCGCATCTTTGCGCTGGCCGAGTCGCTGGGCGGGGTGGAAAGCCTGATCGGCCATCCGGCGATGATGACGCACGCCTCCATCCCCCGCGAGCGCCGCTACGCCATGGGCCTCACCGACGGCCTGGTGCGGCTTTCCTGCGGCGTGGAAGACGTGCAGGACCTGATCGCCGACCTGGAGCAGGCGCTCGCCGCGGTGTGA
- a CDS encoding nuclear transport factor 2 family protein, which produces MVATDVLPPTIAATPRPLPAACDSCADAAMIRAMYDAYARRDLLDVFSCFSPDVVIRQSTHLPWGGTFRGVDEARGFFDTLMEHVDSRFEVQEVLPAGERVIVSGRTRGIARRTGTAFDLGATHVYEFRRGKVIRMESYVDTPGMIAVL; this is translated from the coding sequence ATGGTTGCGACGGACGTGCTGCCCCCCACCATCGCGGCCACGCCGCGGCCGCTCCCCGCCGCGTGCGACTCCTGCGCGGACGCCGCCATGATCCGCGCGATGTACGACGCCTACGCGCGCCGCGACCTGCTGGACGTGTTCTCGTGCTTTTCGCCGGATGTCGTCATCCGCCAGAGCACGCACCTTCCCTGGGGCGGAACGTTTCGCGGGGTGGACGAGGCGCGCGGGTTCTTCGACACGCTCATGGAACACGTGGATTCGCGGTTCGAGGTGCAGGAGGTGCTGCCCGCGGGGGAACGGGTGATCGTCAGCGGGCGCACGCGGGGGATCGCCCGGCGCACCGGCACGGCGTTCGACCTGGGCGCCACGCACGTGTACGAGTTTCGCCGCGGCAAGGTGATCCGCATGGAGTCGTACGTCGACACGCCGGGGATGATCGCGGTGTTGTGA
- the glmM gene encoding phosphoglucosamine mutase encodes MIDTSNLMVSVSGVRGRVAEGLTPEVIARFAAAFGAYAIKRGPGKTVVLGRDSRVSGPMFARAATAGLQSVGCDVVDVGIAPTPTVQLAVEDLKAAGGLAVTASHNPIEWNALKFIGPSGMFLDADEGAEMRAFLEGDIPRAIWSDLGGFSQDEGAVERHLQRILAIPFVDVDLIRAKKFHVALDCVRGAGGRIFPQLLEALGCRVSAIHMETDGLFPREPEPVAENLGELEALVRSSGADLGLATDPDVDRLSLVSGEGRAIGEDYTLALASMLVLRHRPGPLVTNLSTSRVMDDVAERAGVPLVRAAVGEINVARRMQAENATIGGEGNGGVILPDVHLTRDAPVAAALVLQLLAETGKPLHELAAEIGRYEIVKEKVPRPSQPLDAVYDALAARFPEAHADRQDGLRLSWAAEKRWAHLRPSGTEPIVRIICEAPTRADASALVETLRAALP; translated from the coding sequence GTGATCGATACCTCCAACCTGATGGTGAGCGTCTCCGGCGTGCGGGGGCGCGTGGCCGAGGGATTGACGCCCGAAGTGATCGCCCGCTTCGCGGCGGCGTTCGGCGCCTACGCCATCAAGCGCGGCCCCGGCAAGACGGTGGTGCTGGGCCGCGACTCGCGCGTGTCGGGCCCCATGTTCGCGCGGGCGGCCACGGCGGGGCTGCAGTCCGTGGGGTGCGACGTGGTGGACGTGGGCATCGCGCCCACCCCCACGGTGCAGCTGGCGGTGGAGGACCTGAAGGCGGCCGGCGGGCTGGCGGTGACGGCCAGCCACAACCCCATCGAGTGGAACGCGCTGAAGTTCATCGGCCCCTCGGGGATGTTCCTGGACGCCGACGAGGGCGCCGAGATGCGCGCCTTCCTGGAGGGCGACATCCCCCGGGCCATCTGGAGCGACCTGGGCGGCTTCAGCCAGGACGAGGGCGCCGTAGAGCGCCACCTGCAGCGCATCCTGGCCATCCCGTTCGTGGACGTGGACCTCATCCGGGCGAAGAAGTTCCACGTGGCGCTGGACTGCGTGCGCGGCGCGGGCGGCCGGATCTTTCCGCAGCTGCTGGAGGCGCTGGGGTGCCGGGTGAGCGCCATCCACATGGAAACGGACGGCCTCTTTCCGCGCGAGCCGGAGCCCGTGGCCGAGAACCTGGGCGAGCTGGAGGCGCTGGTACGGTCCAGCGGCGCCGACCTGGGGCTGGCGACGGACCCCGACGTCGACCGGCTGTCGCTGGTGTCGGGGGAGGGAAGGGCCATCGGCGAGGACTACACGCTGGCGCTGGCCTCCATGCTGGTGCTGCGCCATCGCCCGGGACCGCTGGTGACCAACCTGTCCACCAGCCGGGTGATGGACGACGTGGCCGAGCGCGCGGGGGTGCCTCTCGTCCGCGCGGCGGTGGGCGAGATCAACGTGGCGCGGCGGATGCAAGCGGAGAACGCCACCATCGGCGGCGAGGGCAACGGCGGGGTGATCCTTCCCGACGTGCACCTGACGCGCGACGCGCCCGTGGCCGCTGCGCTGGTGCTTCAGCTGCTGGCCGAAACGGGCAAGCCCCTTCACGAGCTGGCGGCGGAGATCGGGCGGTACGAGATCGTCAAGGAAAAGGTGCCGCGCCCCTCGCAGCCTCTGGACGCCGTCTACGACGCGCTGGCGGCCCGCTTTCCCGAGGCGCACGCCGACCGGCAGGACGGGCTGCGGCTTTCGTGGGCGGCGGAAAAGCGCTGGGCCCACCTGCGCCCCTCGGGGACGGAGCCCATCGTGCGCATCATCTGCGAGGCGCCCACGCGGGCAGATGCCTCGGCGCTGGTGGAAACGCTGCGGGCGGCGCTTCCCTGA
- a CDS encoding nuclear transport factor 2 family protein — protein MKNVLMLALAAAVIATPAAAQAPAHAHAGHAAHSAHPAPERAVSAEEAEVRAALQHYLNGHATGLGSEFAAVMHPEMKMMFIRDGQLTQRTSAEYIAGTSGRPAADESQRRRWIESVDVTGNAAVAKIVLDYPTTRLTDYFTLLKIDGEWKIMNKIFHAEPKTGN, from the coding sequence ATGAAGAACGTGCTGATGCTTGCCCTTGCCGCGGCGGTGATCGCCACACCCGCCGCCGCGCAGGCCCCCGCCCACGCGCACGCGGGGCACGCGGCGCACAGTGCCCATCCCGCTCCCGAGCGCGCCGTGTCGGCCGAGGAGGCGGAGGTCCGCGCCGCGCTGCAGCACTACCTGAATGGCCACGCGACGGGGCTGGGCTCGGAGTTCGCGGCGGTGATGCACCCCGAGATGAAGATGATGTTCATCCGCGACGGACAGCTGACCCAGCGCACGAGCGCCGAGTACATCGCGGGCACCAGCGGCCGTCCCGCGGCGGACGAGTCGCAGCGCCGCCGGTGGATCGAAAGCGTGGACGTTACGGGGAACGCCGCAGTCGCCAAGATCGTCCTGGACTATCCCACGACGCGCCTGACGGACTACTTCACCCTGCTGAAGATCGACGGCGAGTGGAAGATCATGAACAAGATCTTCCACGCCGAGCCGAAGACGGGGAACTAG